The following proteins are encoded in a genomic region of Methylobacterium tardum:
- a CDS encoding TIGR02301 family protein produces MRRAATILCLLAALAAQAAAPALAQQRSGRPAASASKDAKDAPKETNAPADTPAPYDRDLMRMSEIIGALAFLRGLCSAPDAADWPARMKALIDSEGVTPARRDRLAGAYNRGYRGYALTYRVCTPAAHEAAARYVAEGDRLSHALAGRFGG; encoded by the coding sequence GTGAGGCGCGCCGCGACGATCCTGTGCCTGCTGGCGGCGCTCGCCGCCCAAGCCGCCGCGCCGGCTCTGGCGCAGCAGCGCTCCGGCCGCCCGGCGGCGTCCGCCTCCAAGGACGCCAAGGACGCGCCCAAGGAAACGAATGCCCCCGCCGATACCCCGGCCCCCTACGACCGCGACCTGATGCGCATGTCCGAGATTATCGGGGCGCTGGCCTTCCTGCGCGGCCTCTGCAGCGCGCCGGATGCCGCGGACTGGCCGGCCCGCATGAAGGCGCTGATCGACTCCGAGGGCGTGACCCCCGCCCGCCGCGACCGTCTGGCCGGCGCCTACAACCGCGGCTATCGCGGCTACGCGCTGACCTACCGGGTCTGCACGCCGGCGGCCCACGAGGCGGCCGCCCGCTACGTCGCCGAGGGCGACCGGCTGTCGCACGCGCTGGCAGGCCGTTTCGGGGGGTGA
- a CDS encoding NUDIX hydrolase, whose amino-acid sequence MTADAQADNRLFPARPFVGASIAVIRDERVLLAARANEPMRGVWTLPGGLVEAGEALAEAALRELSEEVGLTAEVVGVLSPTEIIVRDEAGRARHHYVVHPHAALWRGGEPVAGPEALGTRWATLAEVATLPTTPGLVETLQEAFARVRDRNPARGGEATA is encoded by the coding sequence ATGACGGCGGATGCCCAGGCCGACAACCGCCTGTTCCCGGCGCGGCCCTTCGTGGGCGCATCGATCGCGGTGATCCGGGACGAGCGTGTCCTGCTGGCGGCCCGCGCCAACGAGCCGATGCGCGGCGTCTGGACGCTGCCGGGCGGCCTCGTGGAAGCGGGCGAGGCGCTGGCCGAGGCGGCCCTGCGCGAGTTGTCCGAGGAAGTCGGTCTGACCGCCGAGGTGGTCGGCGTGCTCTCGCCGACCGAGATCATCGTCCGGGACGAGGCCGGCCGCGCCCGGCACCATTACGTCGTGCACCCGCACGCCGCCCTGTGGCGCGGCGGCGAGCCGGTGGCCGGACCCGAGGCCCTCGGCACCCGGTGGGCGACGCTCGCCGAGGTCGCCACCCTGCCGACGACGCCGGGTCTGGTCGAGACCCTGCAGGAGGCGTTCGCGCGGGTTCGGGACCGCAATCCGGCCCGCGGCGGGGAGGCGACGGCGTGA